A genome region from Macaca nemestrina isolate mMacNem1 chromosome 20, mMacNem.hap1, whole genome shotgun sequence includes the following:
- the LOC105495257 gene encoding pregnancy-specific beta-1-glycoprotein 7-like, whose amino-acid sequence MQAAQAMGPLSAPPYTLHITWKELLLTASLLIFWNPTTTAQVTIEAQPAKVSEGKDVLLLVHNLPQNLAACIWYKGQIMDLQHYITAYVIDAETIIFGPAYSGRETVYSNASLLIQNVTQKDTGSYTIQIIQRGDKTKGVTGHFTLYVETPKPSISSSNLNPREAMETVILSCDPDTQDVSYLWWINGQSLPISHKLQLSKTNRTLIIFGVTKDTAGPYECEMKNPVSSSRSDPVTLNLLPKLPKPYITSNNFNPMENKNVVALTCEPKTQNYTYVWWVNGQSLPVTPRLKQPGENRILILANVTRNDTGSYECEIQDRVGSIRSDPVTLDVLYGPDVPRIIPPFTHYHSGENLYLSCFADSNPPAEYTWTINTKFLQSGQKLSIPHITTKHSGLYGCSARNSATGRERSILTRIKVSRKWILASLAIGF is encoded by the exons ATGCAGGCAGCACAGGCCATGGGGCCCCTCTCAGCCCCTCCCTACACACTACACATCACCTGGAAGGAGCTTCTACTCACAG CATCACTTTTAATCTTCTGGAACCCGACCACCACTGCCCAAGTCACGATTGAAGCCCAGCCAGCCAAAGTTTCTGAGGGGAAGGATGTTCTTCTACTTGTCCACAATTTGCCCCAGAATCTTGCTGCCTGCATCTGGTACAAAGGGCAAATAATGGACCTCCAACATTACATTACAGCATATGTAATAGATGCTGAAACAATTATATTTGGGCCTGCATACAGTGGACGAGAAACAGTATATTCCAATGCATCCCTGCTGATCCAGAATGTCACCCAGAAGGACACAGGATCCTACACCATACAAATCATACAGCGAGGTGATAAGACTAAAGGAGTAACTGGACATTTCACCTTATATG TGGAGACTCCCAAGCCCTCCATTTCCAGCAGCAACTTAAACCCCAGGGAGGCCATGGAGACTGTGATCTTATCCTGTGATCCTGACACTCAGGATGTAAGCTACCTGTGGTGGATAAACGGTCAGAGCCTCCCTATCAGTCACAAGTTGCAGCTGTCCAAAACCAACAGGACCCTCATTATATTTGGTGTCACAAAGGATACTGCAGGACCCTATGAATGTGAAATGAAGAACCCAGTGAGTTCCAGCCGCAGTGACCCAGTCACCCTGAATCTCCTGC CCAAA CTGCCCAAGCCGTACATCACCAGCAACAACTTCAACCCCATGGAGAATAAGAATGTTGTAGCCTTAACATGTGAACCTAAGACTCAGAACTACACCTACGTTTGGTGGGTAAACGGTCAGAGCCTCCCGGTCACTCCCAGGCTAAAGCAACCTGGTGAAAACAGGATCCTCATTCTAGCCAATGTCACAAGAAATGACACAGGATCCTACGAATGTGAAATACAGGATCGAGTTGGTAGCATTCGCAGTGACCCAGTCACCCTGGATGTCCTCT ATGGTCCAGACGTCCCCAGGATTATCCCTCCATTCACCCATTACCATTCAGGAGAAAACCTCTACTTGTCCTGCTTCGCGGACTCTAACCCACCGGCAGAGTATACTTGGACGATTAATACGAAGTTTCTTCAATCAGGACAAAAGCTCTCTATCCCCCATATTACTACAAAGCATAGCGGGCTCTATGGTTGCTCTGCTCGTAACTCAGCCACTGGCAGGGAACGTTCCATACTCACAAGGATCAAAGTCTCTCGTAAGTGGATCCTTGCATCATTGGCAATAGGGTTTTAG